In the Cydia fagiglandana chromosome 5, ilCydFagi1.1, whole genome shotgun sequence genome, one interval contains:
- the LOC134664734 gene encoding uncharacterized protein LOC134664734: MGQCVSRSHPGPFSFSRHYDAESLASSISGYRQAWKGHSESKGAKKRDKSVGNGNGKLSRGVATSFGFRRRPASTSRADDNARRKKAQDKNGNGGSTEDLRAEEVLSGRSTPLARPRKETAGQPLRSNRFGLRQQPCKTARVGDVGPTAEPAFVTHKESINNNALDKKSTNYPPLSQVTTSGVTTIVGAGGQPKMVTKQTVILTYQTQQYPVQEGRPKQTRFECPRAPSATRSQTPCDKLAGKYTLQTNQLPRPQYPAVKHIDNTKNAKQVVNNNRKAAASVEGWREVKYHPNGKKWYSGASSAVSSDSGVYTGEAEGSPRTRRRPRNLEMVMRGAHSFHLRELQDDLDIMGHSAVSSDSGVYMGKAEGSPRTRRRPRNLEMVMRGAHSFHLRELQDDLDIMGHSAVSSDSGVYMGEAEGSPRTRRRPRNLEMVMRGAHSFHLRELQDDLDIMGHSAVSSDSGVYTGEAEGSPRTRRRPRNLEMVMRGAHSFHLRELQDDLNIMGHSAVSSDSGVYTGEAEGSPRTRRRPRNLEMVMRGAHSFHLRELQDDLDIMDDAVITGHTVIPLPKLPSTFDEDLSPIYQAPSPPPYTVPSPVVPKPSPVADSSRQSPMSTLERYRTRTRPSRIQTVDYKNEEKFVLDKAQPERLNKQNSFIKSSSGVVSPTTVSSKESSPSCKSEESHFGNSSAWQSHAAGEAMATRSQDDVSIALSVSSCEDDKSKLGDLPKVDDPPKKTIVIDDPPVPHPLLMKSLTLSQHDSLRGTMMGSMTSSNYSTTSTCTNQSADHHLTLTLEDSKFDISALEISTQSLLDDETSPADSLISSTSTSDSVNELVVERDPPSISSAYQTANTKTKSPEPADEDGVDGELLQTANEVVEETRNGEDSKNVSPESPGTPTHASGSLSLSDGRDFFDDEIADQPALLFRSEYLETRNGEDSKKVSPESPGTPTHASGSLSLSDGRDFFDDEIADQPALLFRSEYLETRNGEDSKKVSPESPGTPTHASGQPLLFRSEYLETRNGEDSKKVSPESPGTPTHASGSLSLSDGRDFFDDEIADQPALLFRKNNEGSPPSKQESENSKQLRRSRERIPASPLAQRNRKVNGLRNGGAERTPSLDTLSSLASDDLMMDNDLARSVTSLQSVDDYIERLDSSLRSGLNSLDERQLRQELSSSKTAVRQWSQLLEQNNFLDRQLAAMAQGKSTTESLTASNTSLSNIGASLPVRTARLLQRSRAQTPSDAASEGTASPAPAPAPASLLQDVVDIKTLLLQLKRVLQEARIA; this comes from the exons GGTCACTCAGAGTCCAAGGGTGCGAAGAAGCGCGATAAGAGCGTAGGCAACGGCAACGGGAAGCTGAGCCGTGGGGTAGCCACGTCGTTCGGGTTTCGGAGGCGGCCTGCCAGCACATCTCGCGCCGACGACAACGCTAGGCGCAAGAAGGCGCAGGACAAGAATGGAAATGGAG GTTCCACGGAGGACCTGCGGGCTGAGGAAGTGTTGTCCGGGCGCTCGACACCCCTCGCGCGGCCCCGCAAGGAGACCGCCGGCCAGCCACTACGGAGCAACAG GTTCGGTTTGCGGCAGCAGCCGTGCAAGACGGCGCGCGTCGGCGACGTCGGTCCTACCGCCGAGCCGGCCTTCGTGACGCACAAGGAATCCATCAACAACAATGCACTTG ATAAGAAAAGTACAAATTACCCACCCCTATCGCAAGTGACTACGAGCGGGGTGACCACCATAGTGGGAGCCGGTGGCCAGCCCAAGATGGTCACCAAGCAAACCGTTATCCTCACCTATCAGACGCAGCAGTATCCTGTGCAG GAAGGTCGTCCCAAACAGACGCGGTTCGAATGTCCAAGAGCGCCTTCCGCCACGCGCTCCCAGACTCCCTGCGACAAGCTGGCGGGGAAGTACACCCTGCAAACCAACCAGCTGCCGCGCCCGCAGTATCCTGCTGTCAAGCACATCGACAATACCAAGAATGCTAAACAA GTCGTGAATAATAATAGAAAAGCCGCTGCTTCCGTGGAAGGATGGAGGGAAG TGAAATACCATCCTAATGGAAAGAAATGGTATTCAGGTGCTAGCTCGGCCGTGTCGTCGGACTCGGGCGTGTACACGGGCGAGGCGGAGGGGTCGCCGCGCACCCGGCGCCGCCCGCGCAACCTGGAGATGGTGATGCGAGGCGCGCACAGCTTCCACCTGCGCGAGCTGCAGGATGACCTCGACATCATGGGTCA CTCGGCCGTGTCGTCGGACTCGGGCGTGTACATGGGCAAGGCGGAGGGGTCGCCGCGCACCCGGCGCCGCCCGCGCAACCTGGAGATGGTGATGCGAGGCGCGCACAGCTTCCACCTGCGCGAGCTGCAGGACGACCTCGACATCATGGGTCA CTCGGCCGTGTCGTCGGACTCGGGCGTGTACATGGGCGAGGCCGAGGGGTCGCCGCGCACCCGGCGCCGCCCGCGCAACCTGGAGATGGTGATGCGAGGCGCGCACAGCTTCCACCTGCGCGAGCTGCAGGACGACCTCGACATCATGGGTCA CTCGGCCGTGTCGTCGGACTCGGGCGTGTACACGGGCGAGGCGGAGGGGTCGCCGCGCACCCGGCGCCGCCCGCGCAACCTGGAGATGGTGATGCGAGGCGCGCACAGCTTCCACCTGCGCGAGCTGCAGGACGACCTCAACATCATGGGTCA CTCGGCCGTGTCGTCGGACTCGGGTGTGTACACGGGCGAGGCGGAGGGGTCGCCGCGCACCCGGCGCCGCCCGCGCAACCTGGAGATGGTGATGCGAGGCGCGCACAGCTTCCACCTGCGCGAGCTGCAGGACGACCTCGACATCATGG ATGACGCAGTAATAACCGGCCACACTGTGATCCCCCTTCCCAAACTTCCCAGCACGTTCGATGAAGATCTCTCCCCCATCTACCAAGCCCCGTCCCCTCCCCCCTACACCGTGCCCTCCCCCGTGGTGCCCAAGCCATCGCCCGTAGCAGACAGCTCGCGCCAGTCCCCCATGTCGACCCTGGAACGGTATCGGACCAGGACTAGGCCAAGCCGGATACAAACCGTGGATTATAAGAATGAAGAGAAGTTTGTGTTGGATAAAGCTCAGCCTGAAAGATTGAACAAGCAG AACTCATTCATCAAATCGTCAAGCGGCGTGGTGTCCCCGACGACTGTATCGAGCAAGGAATCGAGCCCGTCATGCAAGAGTGAGGAGAGTCACTTCGGCAACAGCAGCGCTTGGCAGAGCCATGCCGCCGGTGAAGCTATGGCTACCAG ATCTCAGGACGACGTGTCCATCGCGCTGAGCGTGTCGAGCTGCGAAGATGACAAGTCCAAGCTCGGCGATCTCCCGAAAGTCGACGATCCACCAAAGAAGACCATCGTGATCGACGACCCGCCCGTGCCGCATCCACTGCTCATGAAGTCGCTGACACTGAGCCAGCACGACTCGCTGCGCGGGACCATGATGG GTTCAATGACAAGCTCCAATTACAGCACAACAAGCACTTGCACAAACCAAAGCGCTGACCACCACCTAACGCTCACTTTAGAAGACTCCAAATTCGACATATCAGCTCTAGAGATTTCCACCCAGAGCCTATTGGACGACGAGACCTCTCCAGCGGACAGCCTCATCTCTTCCACCAGTACTAGCGACTCGGTGAACGAGCTGGTGGTTGAGAGAGACCCGCCGTCGATCTCGTCGGCGTATCAGACCGCTAATACTAAGACCAAGTCGCCGGAACCTGCTGATGAGGATGGTGTGGATGGGGAACTGTTGCAGACTGCCAATGAAGTTGT CGAAGAGACGCGGAACGGCGAGGACAGCAAGAACGTGTCGCCAGAGTCACCGGGCACGCCCACGCACGCCTCAGGGTCCCTGTCGCTCTCGGACGGCCGGGATTTCTTCGACGACGAGATCGCCGACCAGCCAGCCCTGCTGTTCAGGAGTGAGTATCTAGAGACGCGGAACGGCGAGGACAGCAAGAAAGTGTCGCCAGAGTCACCGGGCACGCCCACGCACGCCTCAGGGTCCCTGTCGCTCTCGGACGGCCGGGATTTCTTCGACGACGAGATCGCCGACCAGCCAGCCCTGCTGTTCAGGAGTGAGTATCTAGAGACGCGGAACGGCGAGGACAGCAAGAAAGTGTCGCCAGAGTCACCGGGCACGCCCACGCACGCCTCAGG CCAGCCCCTGCTGTTCAGGAGTGAGTATCTAGAGACGCGGAACGGCGAGGACAGCAAGAAAGTGTCGCCAGAGTCACCGGGCACGCCCACGCACGCCTCAGGGTCCCTGTCGCTCTCGGACGGCCGGGATTTCTTCGACGACGAGATCGCCGACCAGCCAGCCCTGCTGTTCAGGA AAAACAACGAGGGGAGCCCACCAAGCAAGCAGGAATCTGAGAACAGCAAACAGCTGAGGAGGTCCAGGGAACGCATCCCCGCTAGTCCGTTAGCCCAAAGAAATCGTAAAg taaACGGGCTGCGGAATGGCGGCGCAGAACGGACACCTTCTCTGGACACGTTATCCAGCCTGGCCTCCGATGACCTGATGATGGACAATGACCTCGCGCGATCCGTCACCAGCCTGCAGAGCGTCGACGATTACATCGAAAG GCTAGACAGCTCTCTACGCAGCGGGCTCAACTCGCTGGATGAGCGTCAGCTCCGCCAGGAGCTCTCCTCGTCCAAGACCGCCGTGCGCCAGTGGAGTCAGCTGCTCGAGCAGAACAACTTCCTGGACCGACAGCTGGCCGCCATGGCGCAGGGCAAGAGCACCACGGAGTCGCTCACGGCCAGCAACACCAGCCTGTCTAACATCGG